From Serratia fonticola:
AGCGCAGCGGTCTTTCAGAATTGAGTACTCCGGCAGCGGTTAGCGTGCTTAATGGCGATGAACTTCGTCAGGCCAGGCCGCAGATTAATCTCTCCGAAGGGCTGGGCAGCGTGCCGGGGCTGCAAATTCAAAATCGCCAGAATTATGCGCAAGATTTGCAACTGTCAATCCGTGGGTTTGGCTCGCGCTCAATGTACGGTGTACGCGGCGTGCGCATTTATGTGGATGGTATTCCTGCCACCATGCCGGATGGTCAAGGGCAAACGTCGAATATCGATCTTAATTCAGTGGATAAGATTGAGGTCTTGCGCGGGCCGTTTTCTGCTCTGTATGGCAACGCTTCTGGTGGCGTCATCAACGTAGAGACCGAAACCGGCCAACAGCCGGACAAGATTGAAGCGGGTATGTATAGCGGCAGTGACGGCACCTGGCGCTACGGCATGAAAGCCAGCGGTGCAACCGGCGATGGCACGCACGCAGGTGACGTGAACTACGCCGTCTCCGCGACTCGTTTTACTACCGAAGGGTTCCGCGACCACAGCGGGGCACGCAAGAACCTGGGTAACGCGCGTTTGGGTGTGCGCATTGATGATGTCAGCACGCTGACGCTGTTGTTTAACTCGGTGGATATTAATGCCGACGATCCCGGTGGTTTAACCGAAGCCGAATGGCACGACAATCCGCGCCAGGCACCAAGAGCAGGTCAATACAACACGCGTAAAACCATTTCGCAAACCCAGGCCGGGTTGCGCTATGAACGCCAGATGAGCGCCAATGACGATCTGAGCATCATGACTTACGCCGGTGAGCGGGAAACCACGCAGTATCAGTCAATTCCTGTAGCCGTACAGCAGCGTAGTGAACAACATCCCGGCGGAGTGATCTCTCTGGCGCGTCATTACCAGGGCATCGATACTCGCTGGACTCATCGCGGTGAAATCGCCACGTTGCCCTTCAGCGTGACGGGGGGGCTCGACTACGAAACCATGACTGAGCAGCGCAAAGGCTATGAGAATTTCACGGTAGTCAACGGCGTTAGCGAATTAGGGACCAAGGGTAATCTACGGCGGGATGAACGCAACCTGATGTGGAATGTGGATCCCTATCTGCAAACTTCCTGGAACCTGACCCAACGTTTGACGCTGGATGCCGGAGTGCGCTTCAGCACCGTCAATTTCGATTCCAACGATCACTATATTACCGGCAGTAATGGTGATGACAGTGGTGACGCCCGCTATCACCAGTGGTTGCCAGTAGGCTCGCTCAACTATGCGTTGACCAAGGGCTGGAATGTGTACGCTTCCGCCGGGCGTGGCTTTGAAACCCCTACCATCAATGAACTCTCTTATCGCCCAGGTGGCGTGGCGGGGCTCAATCTTGGTCTAAAACCTGCTACCAGCGATACCGTTGAACTGGGAAGCAAGACCCGTATCGGCAACGGCCTGTTCAGCGCGGCGTTGTTCCAGACGGATACCAAAAACGAAATTGTCGTCGATGAGAGCAGCAACGGGCGCACCAGCTACAAGAACGCGGGGCAAACCCGTCGCCGTGGGGTGGAGTTAGCGCTGGATCAACAGTTCAGCTACGACTGGCGTCTGCAAATGGCCTGGACGCTGCTGGATGCCACTTACCGCGATGATGTCTGTGGCGACAGCACCTGTTCTGCCGCAAAGCAGGTGCCAAAGGGCAACCGCCTGCCCGGGATTGCCCGCAATATGGGGTACGCCTCGCTGGCCTGGTCGCCGCCGCAAGGTTGGTTCGCCGGTGCTGAAGTGCGCTACATGAGCGATATCCAGACCAACGATCAGAATTCACAGCAGGCACCGTCCTACACCGTGGCGGCGCTGAATACCGGATATCGCTACCCGGTAGGGAACTGGCAATTTACCGTTTTTGGCCGGGTGGACAATCTGTTTGATCGCCAGTACGTCGGCTCGGTGATTGTCAACGAAGGCAATGGCCGCTATTTCGAACCTGCTCCAGGCAGAAACTGGGGTGGGGGCATGAGTGTTGCTTATTCATTTGAGTAGTAAGCAGTAGTACAGCGGGGAACCTAACCCCCGTTGAGTTGTTATCTTGGGATGGTTATTTATTACACCAGTGAGTGCGCCAAAATTTGCGCGTTGCTAGCGGTGGGAGAAAGTGAATATGGCAAAGACAGGCAATAAACGAAGTATAGGGAATTACTTGATGTGGCTGCTGGGGGGGCTGATGGGTGTCATCGGCCTCGCGCTGGCAATCGGCGGCGTTTACCTGGCTTCATTGGGGGGGAGCCTCTATTTTGGGCTGATGGGCGTGGTGATGCTGATCGCTGCGGTACTGGTGATCAAGCTCAAACCTGCGGGCATATGGGTGTATGCGCTGGCCTTTGTGTTCACCCTGATTTGGGCGTTGTGGGATGTTGGCCTGGATTTCTGGCCGTTGTTCTCACGCTTGTTTATGTTCGGCGTGCTGGCCTTCCTGGCCGCGTTGGCCTATCCATGGTTGAAGAAACGTGCCGGTCATCCGGTTCGCGGCTTCGTCAGCTATTCTTTGGCTGGGTTGCTGGCGGTTGCGCTGGTGGCCGGATTTGGTTACACCTTTGTGCCTACGCCACTGGTGGCGGCCAAGGAAGATATCCCGGTTAAACCGGTGGCTGCCGGTAGTGAGCAGAAAAACTGGGAACATTGGGGGAATACCACCCACGGTGACCGTTTTGCCGCGCTGGATCAGATCAACAAGTCTAACGTCAGCAAGCTGAAGGTGGCGTGGATTGCCCATACCGGCGATATTCCACAAAGCAACGGTTCCGGCGCTGAAGACCAGAATACTCCGCTGCAGGTCGGCAATACCCTGTATGTCTGTACCGCCTACGGCAAAGTGCTGTCGTTGGAGGCCGATACCGGCAAACAACAGTGGTCATTCGATCCTAAAGCCTCAGCCCCTAACTGGCAGCGCTGCCGTGGCCTGGGTTATTACGACAATGCGGCTCAGCCTGCCTCATCGCCAGTGGTTGCCGCTAGCGCTACGGCACCAGCCATGTGCGAACGCCGTCTGTTCCTGCCAACCATCGATGCGCGTTTGATTGCCATTGATGCCGATACCGGCAAACCTTGCGCCGACTTTGGTGATAACGGCACCGTCGATCTGAAAGCGGGCATGGGCGAAGTTAAACCGGGTTATTACCAGCAAACCTCAACCCCATTGGTGGCGGGTAACCTGGTGGTCGTCGGTGGCCGCGTGGCGGACAACTTCTCTACCGGCGAACCTCCTGGTGTGGTGCGTGCTTATGATGTGCATACTGGTGAACTTGCCTGGGCATGGGATCCGGGTAATCCGGCCATTACCAAGCTGCCACCAGCGGGTGAAACCTATACGCGCGGTACGCCGAACGTATGGTCCGCAATGTCCTACGACGCCAAACTGAATCTGATCTATCTGCCGACCGGTAACGCCACCCCTGACTTCTTTGGCGGCGAGCGTACCGCGCTGGATGATAAATACAGTTCTTCCATTGTGGCTGTTGATGCCACCAGCGGCAAAGTGCGTTGGCATTTCCAAACCACGCACCATGATCTGTGGGACTTTGACCTGCCGTCTCAACCGTTACTGTACGATCTGCCAGATGGTAAGGGTGGCACGACACCCGTGCTGGTGCAAACCAGTAAGCAGGGCATGATCTTTATGCTCAACCGTGAGAACGGTCAGCCGGTGGCGAAAGTGGAAGAGCGTGAAGTACCGCAGGGCAATGTGCCTGGCGAACGTTACTCCAAAACCCAGCCGTTCTCGGTGGGAATGCCGAATATTGGCAACCAGACGCTGACCGAGTCAGACATGTGGGGCGCAACGCCGCTCGATCAACTGCTGTGCCGTATCGAGTTCAAAGGGATGCGTCACCAGGGCGTCTATACACCGCCGGGTATCGACCGTGCTCTACAATATCCTGGCTCGTTGGGCGGGATGAACTGGGGTAGCGTTTCGGTGGATCCGAACAATGCCATCATGTTTGTTAACGATATGCGTTTGGGGCTGGCCAACTCGATGGTGCCACGCAGCAAGGTGCCGACCGGCGCCAGCGGCATCGAAATGGGTCTGGTTCCGATGGACGGTACGCCGTTCGGTGCGATCCGTGAACGCTTCCTTTCCCCACTGGGCATTCCATGCCAGAAGCCACCGTTTGGCACCATGTCAGCGGTAGACCTGAAGTCTGGCAAGCTGGTGTGGCAGGTTCCGGTAGGTACGGTGCAGGATACGGGGCCGCTGGGCATCAAAATGCGTATGCCTATGGAAGTGGGCATGCCAACGCTGGGTGCTAGCCTGTCTACTCAATCCGGTCTGCTGTTCTTTGCTGGTACTCAGGATTTCTACCTGCGTGCCTTCGATACGGCAACTGGGAAAGAGATCTGGAAAGAGCGCCTGCCAGTGGGCAGCCAGTCCGGCCCAATGACCTTTGTGTCGCCGAAGAACGGCAAGCAATACATTATCATCAGCGCTGGTGGTGCTCGTCAGGCCGTAGAGCGGGGTGACTATGTCATTGCTTATGCTCTGCCGGACGAAAAGTAACTAGCTGGTAGTTCACCAATAAATAAAGGGGTTAGCATTGCTGCTAACCCCTTTATTGTTTTCCGCGGTGGTCGAAATCAGACCTTGGAACCCCAGAGATCGTACTCGTCGGCGTTCTCAATCTTCACTTTGACGATGTCGCCGACTTTGACATTGGCTTCACCGTTGAGGTAGACCGCGCCGTCGATTTCCGGTGCGTCCGCCATGCTGCGGCCAATAGCACCTTCCTCATCCACTTCGTCGATCAGCACCAGCACTTCGCGGCCAATCTTGTCTTGCAAGCGTTGGGCGGAGATTTGCTGCTGCAGCTGCATAAAGCGATGGAAGCGTTCTTCCTTCACCTCTTCTGGCACTGGGTCAGCCAGTTCATTAGCGGCAGCACCTTCTACCGGGCTGAACTTGAAGCAGCCAACGCGATCCAGCTTGGCTTCGGTAAGGAAGTCGAGCAGCATCTGGAAGTCTTCTTCGGTTTCCCCAGGGAAGCCAACGATAAAGGTGGAGCGCAGCGTCAGCTCCGGGCAGATTTCGCGCCAGCGCTTGATGCGCTCCAGCGTGCGTTCAACCGCGCCAGGGCGTTTCATCAGCTTGAGGATCTTCGGGCTGGCGTGCTGCAGTGGAATATCCAGATAAGGCAGGATCTTGCCTTCTGCCATCAGCGGGATCACGTCATCCACGTGCGGGTAAGGGTAAACGTAGTGCAGACGCACCCAGGCACCCAGGCTGGAAAGCTGCTCACACAGGCTGACCATGCTGGTTTTTACCGGCTGGCCGTTCCAGAAACCGGTACGGTGTTTGACATCGACGCCGTAGGCTGAGGTGTCTTGTGAGATCACCAACAGCTCTTTCACCCCAGATTCCACCAGGCGTTTGGCTTCATCCAGCACGGAGCCGATCGGGCGGCTGTCCAAGTCGCCACGCATCGATGGGATGATGCAGAAGGTGCAGCGATGGTTACAGCCTTCGGAAATCTTCAGGTAGGCGTAGTGCTTTGGCGTCAGCTTCACGCCCTGCGCCGGGGTCAGGCTGGTAAAGGGGTTATGTTCCGGTTTCGGCACATATTGGTGAACGTGGGACAAAACCTGTTCGTAGCTGTGCGGCCCGGTAATTTCCAGGACCTTCGGATGCACCTCACGGATTTGGTTTTCCTTGGCACCGAGGCAGCCGGTCACAATCACCTTGCCATTCTCGTTCAAGGCTTCACCGATCGCTTCCAGTGACTCTTGAACGGCGCTGTCGATAAAGCCGCAGGTGTTCACGATCACCAGCTCGGCATCATCATAGCGAGGCACTACCTGGTAACCTTCGTTACGCAGTTCAGTCAGGATCCGTTCAGAATCAACCAGGTTTTTCGGGCAACCTAGTGAGACAAAGCCGACACGGGGGGCTTTTGGGGTCATAGTTTGTGACATAGCTCAATCCAAAATAGAAACGGGCGGATTTTACACTTGGGCAACGGGAAATTACACCGTTATATGTTGGCGGCGTAAACAAAAACGGCCTAGATTGATGACAAAGTGGCCGGATTTTTAACGGCCAAACTGTTCGACCGTAGGGGCGCTGCATGCTGCACCCGTCTAGACGCATCAGCAGCAGTCTCAGCTATAGCAGTATAAGCCGTTTTGATGGCGATCTATAACCAGCCGGAACGCTTGAGTTTTTGGTACAGGAAGCAAGCTAAGAGGTCCGGAATTCTAATGGGGTTAACTCTCTCAACGAGCTCAATCTCGCTTATGCGTAGACTCTCACTAGGTTGTTACAACGTTTAAGGTAAAGTTGTTCGCACGGATGACGATAACAGCAGAAACGTATGGTTAGACTAAGGAGCGATTTTTTATGAAGAAGTTGTTAATACTTTCGTTATTGTTCAGTTCACCGTTATATGCAGCAGAGGCTGATGTGGGGAAGGCCTGTAAGGCCGCAGCTGCTTCTATGTTCGGCCGCGATCACAAGATCATGAAATTGGACAAGGTTAAATCAGGTATAGCTTATGTTCATTACATTAGGAAGGACGATAACTCCCGTTGGGGTATCAAGTGCAAGCTAATCGGCGATCAAGTTTTATGGGCTTCAGATAACCCTGATAGCATTGGTCGTTGGCGTGATGATCCTATGGATAGTGTCGTGAAATACTCAATCAGTGGGGGGGATTTAACGGTCACTGAAACGTATAGTGATGGCTCCAGTACCAAAAATACCTATCCAATTAAGCAACTTTAAGCGAAATAAAAAAGCTTTCTTGCCTACATTTGCAAGGAGGCTTTTATCCCCAAAATGAAAGCTATATTCTTTGGGGATTCATCAGGGTGTATCAGTTTTTTTATTAATTAATATAATAATCAATATCATAGCTATGTTTTGCGTTTGTTCTGGATCCTCGGGAAAATCTCGCAATCGGAACTGATCGTTAGCTGTTGGGTGAAATTTCGTATAGGTATCTCTGTTTGTGGCATTGGTTGGAAATCGGATTTTTCTAAAAGGGTAAGCTTGATACCAAACAATGCTGCTGGCGGCCGCAAAAATAAGGCAAAAGGATACTTTATGAGTTTGAGTAAAACAGGTTATCCCGATGGGGAACGGGTCAGGGCTGTTTGGGATTGCTGCCACGATCTGTATGTTCAATTAGGTCGGGCACCAACCAGTCAAGAATTTAAGGCAGAGATCAACAGACGTGAACCTGACAGGGTTGGGATTAGCACCCATTCGCGACAATGGGGGGATTGGATGCGTTATCATGGATTTAGTAGTAATACTTTGCTTGATGATCATGAGATTCCTGATGAGTACCTTGAACCTAACCGACTCAGAGTTGTTTATGCTGTTCGAAAGTTAGGCGAGGCTTCAGCCATCGATGTAATAAATTGGATAATGAATAGCAACGCCCCACTAAAAGCGAATGAAATTCGCATTCAGTTGGACGCGTTAACTGTGAACAGTAATCATCGATATCGCTATTTACAAGGAAGAACAGATACGCGAAGCGATAAGGGGCATCCTTGTGATACCTTTTACCGTTCAGGAGAGCTGAGAGCTACGCGCTATGTCGAATATATTCCTGAATTGCATGGTGTATGGGATATAGCTGATGATGGAAAGACCCCGATTAAGATTGTAGATCCGTGGCATACCGATGCGATCATGCACCAACTCCGTATTGAAACTTGCGACAATGACACAGAAACAACAGATGATGATTTCAACGATGCTCGCGTGAGGGCAATGCGTGAAGCTGTCATTCGCGAAGGGCAACCTATCTTTAGACGGCGGCTAATGGCGGCCTATCAGGGAAAATGTCCCGTAACGGGCTCAACTATTACGGCATTGCTTGAGGCTGCACATATCAGGCCTTACGCAGGAGCATGGCATTGTGAGGCAAAACACGGAATTCTCCTTAAAACCGATATTCATACGCTTTTTGATAAAGGCCTACTTTGGCTTGATGATGATTTTCAAGTCTGTTTGGCCCCTATGTTATTAGATTCCGAGTATGCAGAATTGTTAGGCCGAAGGATTGATCTGCCAAATTCCAAGGGCGATTGGCCACTGAGAGAACATCTGGCTCGCCATCGAGAGTTTTGCACTGGTATTTTGCAGTAGCTAACTCCTGAAACTGGAGTCATTGATTATCTGAGTAGGCGCAGCATGGAGATAAGCGGGCGCAGCATGCAGCGCCCCTACGTCGCGTATCCAGTTGAGTAATGCCAGTACGGATCTATAACCAGCCGGAACGCTTGAGTTTTTGGTACAGGAAGAAGCAACCGGCGACGGTGACGCCCAGCGTGGTGTGGTAAGCCCAGGGGAACTTCAATTCGGGCATATCCGAGAAGTTCATGCCGTACAGGCTGAAGATCACCGTTGGAATGGCCAGGATCGCCCCCCAGCCTGCCAATCGCTTAACCACTTCGTTTTGCTTGACGGTCACCAATGCCAGATTGACGTGCATGGCGTTGGTCAGCATTTCGCGCATATCATCTATCGTGCTGGCGACCTGCCGGGTATGGTCCTGCACGTCGCGAACGTAGGCCCGCAATTCTTTAGGGATCACATCCTCATGCAGATGGATCAGTTGGTTGCAGATCTCATCCATCGGCAGGGCGGCATTACGCAGGCCGAGCAGGTGGCGGCGCAGGCTGTAGACGTTTTCGATGGCGGTTTCGTCAAACTCCGACCTGAACATGTTGGACTCAATGTCTTCGATCATCGTTTCGAACTTGCCGACGATATGGCGATAGTTGTCGACGATAAAATCCAATACCGAATACAGCGCAAAACCAGGCCCGTGGCACAGTTGCTTGGGGTTTTCCTCTGCCTTGGCGCGGATAGGCGCATAGCTGGAAGAAGCACCGTGGCGCACGCTGATCAGGAAGTTTTTACCAACGAAAAAGTGGGTCTCACCGTATTCGACTTCTTCTTTCATCCACTGTGCGGTTTTCACCACGATGAACAGCGAGTCACCATAGGTCTCTATTTTCGGCCGTTGATGGGCACATAAGGCGTCTTCGATCGCCAGATCGTGCAGGCCGAACTCCTCCTGGATCTTGCGCATGAACGCGTCTTCCGGTTGCCACAAGCCCAGCCAGATAAAGGTGTCCGGCTCCTTGACCACTTCACTGATATCTTCAATCGTCACGTCGGTCAGCCGTTTACCGGCCTTGTACGCCACGCAGTTGATTACCATTGCTTGGGTTTCCATCGCGTTACCTGTCAGTCTGTGAGGGTTTTGGTGAAGAAATAGCGTTCATGTTCTACCGGATAATCGTGTAGCGTCATCTGAAGCTGATAGCCCAGTTTTTCGTAGAATGGCCGAGCCTGGAAGCTGAAAGTATCTACCCGAGCATAGCGGCACCCAGCGGCAATCGCCTGCTGTTCGGCCGCCTGGATTATTTTCCTGCCGACCCCTTCACCCCGCAATGTATCGGAAACCCATAGCAGCTCAATGCTCAGCCAGCGGCCTACGGTGCTGCCGGTTAAGCCAGCAATCTTATTGCCGTTATCATCCAGGGCAAATACCCCGATGTTCTTATTCAGAATATCGCCGACGAATTGATGATTATAGGCCATCAAATGGTTACGGATTTCTGCGGTTTCTTCTGGCTGTAGTGCGTCTGTTACGGTGATCTTCATTGTGCCTCCTGGACGGTTCAACTAACTTAAGCACAGCAAAGAAAAAATGCAACATATTGAAATTTAGATTAAAGCACGAACTTTACCGTCTGGGCTAAACTCATTGGACTCTACCAATTTAAGGAGATGACATGTTGCGGCCTTTTTTGATTGCGGGTTGGTTGCTGTTCGGCAATGGCCTGCTGCATGCGGCACCGGTAGTGACTGAATTACAGGACAGCCTTGAGCATCCCTGGTCGCTGGCCTTCTTGCCGAACGATAGCGGTATCCTGATAACGGAACGTCCTGGCCGTTTGCGGTTATGGCAGCCGTCTGCCGGGCTTTCCTCACCAATAACCGGTGTGCCAGACGTCTATGCGCAGGGGCAAGGAGGATTACTAGACGTGGTGCTGGCTCCGGATTTTGTCACTAGCCGCCGGGTTTACCTTAGCTTTGCAGAGGCAGGGGATGCAGACAAGGCCGGTACCGCTGTCGGTTATGGGCGCCTGAGTGCAGACAATAAACAGCTGGAAGATTTTCGTGTCATTTTTCGCCAGCAGCCCAAGTTGTCTACCGGCAACCATTTTGGCTCTAAACTCGCCTTTGATCGCCAGGGCTATCTGTTTATTACCTTGGGTGAAAACAACCAACGAGCGACGGCTCAGGAAACGGACAAACTGCAAGGCAAAATTGTTCGGCTAACGGCAGAGGGCAAGGTACCCGCCGATAACCCGTTTGTTGACCAAAAGGGCAAGCGACCGGAGATTTGGTCTTATGGCCATCGCAATCCGCAAGGATTGGTGCTGAACCCCTGGAGTGGGGAGATTTGGGAGCATGAGCATGGCCCACGCGGCGGTGATGAAATCAATATTCCTCTACCGGGCAAAAACTATGGCTGGCCGATAGCGACCTATGGAATTAATTATTCAGGGTTAGCCATCCCTGAAGCTAAGGGCCAGGTTGTGCCAGGAACCGAACAGCCGCTGAATTATTGGAAAGTTTCGCCGGGGGTCAGCGGGATGGCGTTTTACGATAACCCGCGATTCCCCCAATGGCAGCACTCTCTGTTTATTGGCGCGTTGGCACAACGGGATCTGATCCGTTTGACGCTGGACGGTGACAAAATAGTGGCAGAAGAGCGGCTATTGGGCGATCGCAATGAGCGTATTCGCGACGTGCGCGTCGGGCCGGATGGTTACCTTTATCTGCTGACCGATGACAGTAATGGGAAACTGCTGCGGGTTGGGCGCGATTAGCGCCCAGTCAGATGAGTTTGAGATCGGCGGCGGTGATGACCTCTCTGGAGTTCATTCGGATAATCCGCCGCACGATTTCGTCGTCTAGCCCTGCGTTGTACGAAGAGCCTCGGTAGGGGCACTGTGGCAATTAAGTGAGCGGTATCATCACCGCGTGCTGGTAAGCAGGGCGTGCGCATAACCGCTGATACCAGCGTTCCATATGCGGGCTGGGCTGGCGTTCGATCGGCATGGAAAACCAGGCGTAAACAAAGCTGCCGAGCGGAATATCGCCGATGCCGAACTCTTGGCCTGAGAGGAAAGGCTGCTCAGCCAACGTCCGTTCGATGATAGCAAAGTGTTGCTCCAGTTCAGCAATGCCAGCCTCAATCAGGGCCATATCACGCTTTTCGGGCGGAGTGCGAACCATGCCCCAGAACACGTTGCGGAAGGGGCCGGTGATGGTTGAGGTATTCCAGTCCATCCATTTTTCTGCCGCAGCGCGAGCCTGGAGATCCTGCGGGTAGAATGGCGTCTGGCCGAACTTGGCCGCCAGATAACGCACGATGGTATTGGATTCCCACAGCACGAAATCCCCATCCTGCAACAGCGGTACCAGACCGTTGGGGTTGAGCGATCGGTAAGGTTCTTCGTTAACCTTGCCGTAGGCACCACCGGCGTTGATATGGGTGTAATTCAGCCCTAACTCAGCGGCACACCAGCGCACTTTCTTGACGTTGTTAGAATTTTCACGGCCCCAAATGGTCAGCACAAAGCACCTCTTCATCGACAGATAAAAGTAACTCTCATACCTACGCTACAAAGCCGTTTTTGTCACCTTGAAATCAGCGTTCCCAGTGGCAGACTTCCCAACCGTGCAGCTCTGCCAACGCGCCAAGATCGCTATTCGGGTTGATAACGGTGGCGCTGTCGACGTATTCCAGCATGGCTTTATCGTTAATGGAGTCGCTATAGCCGTGGCTATGGGCAAATTGCAGTTCAGGGTGTTGCTGTAACCACTGTTGCAGGCGGATGACCTTACCCTGCTGATAGGTCATGGTGCCGTAGGTCTTGCCGGTAAAACGGCCCTCTGACACTTCGACACCGATAGCCAGCGCGCCATCGGCCCCCAGTTGCTCGGCGATGGGGGCAACCAGATGTTCACCGGTTGCTGAAATCACCAGAATGCAGTCGCCGCGTTCGCGATGCCATTGCATGCGTTCGCGTGCCGCGGGGTAGACGCGGGGCAGGATATCCCGGCGAATATAGCGCTGCACCCAACCAGCGACGGTCTGGGTACTCAGACCCGCCAGCGGAACCAGCGTTGCCTGCATATAATCTTCCATCGACAGCTGGCCCTGATAATAGGATTGCATCAACAGCTGCTCTTGGCGTTCCAACTCTGCCGGTGCGAATCCTTCGGCTACCAGCCAGCGAACCCAAAGGCTGGCGCTGTCATCATCAATCAGGGTTTCATCCAGGTCGAACAGGGCTAAATCCATCAATATTTCTCCGGCAAGGAATGCTGCGGGCTATAGGATAACGGATACGCGCGGCTGTGAACCAGTTGCCGCGGTGAAATGCTCAGAGCATAAGTAACTTTGATGACAGTGCGGCGACGGTTTGTTGAAAGTTTGCATAACCTGGCACATAGCCTGATTTCCAGCCAATTTCTCTGCGGTAACGTACAGTTATGTAAAAATGCAGAAAAATCAGCCTAAACCCTGCAAAAATAAGAGCAATCTAATAAACTCACAACGAGGGCACTTTCGGTGCCGCGTTGGCCCAAATGGGAGCCGCTGGGTATTTCGCGGTTGGCAGCGCGGCCTCGTGCCACTCTCGCTGGTTGGCTGAAAACGTGAACATGTTTGAAAGTTAACGCTATTTCAATGGTTTGAATGGACACTCTGGCGACGTCATGATGAAAAATAACCGTTCCACTCCTCTTGGTAAATTGGCCCTCAGCGTAGGTGTCATGTTGTTGGTTGTGCCTACCGTACAGGCAGCAGAGGCTCCGGCCGCACCGCAGGTCGATGCGAAAGCCTATGTATTGATGGATTACGACAGCGGCAAGATCCTGGCAGAAGGTAATGCGGATACCCGTCTAGATCCCGCGAGCCTGACTAAAATCATGTCCAGTTACGTGATTGGCCAGGCGATGAAAGCCGGTAAGATCAAACCGGACGATCTGGTCACCGTGGGCAAAGATGCCTGGGCAACCGGCAACCCGGTGTTGCGTGGTTCTTCTTTGATGTTTATCAAACCCGGCGATCAGGTGCCGG
This genomic window contains:
- the rimO gene encoding 30S ribosomal protein S12 methylthiotransferase RimO — encoded protein: MSQTMTPKAPRVGFVSLGCPKNLVDSERILTELRNEGYQVVPRYDDAELVIVNTCGFIDSAVQESLEAIGEALNENGKVIVTGCLGAKENQIREVHPKVLEITGPHSYEQVLSHVHQYVPKPEHNPFTSLTPAQGVKLTPKHYAYLKISEGCNHRCTFCIIPSMRGDLDSRPIGSVLDEAKRLVESGVKELLVISQDTSAYGVDVKHRTGFWNGQPVKTSMVSLCEQLSSLGAWVRLHYVYPYPHVDDVIPLMAEGKILPYLDIPLQHASPKILKLMKRPGAVERTLERIKRWREICPELTLRSTFIVGFPGETEEDFQMLLDFLTEAKLDRVGCFKFSPVEGAAANELADPVPEEVKEERFHRFMQLQQQISAQRLQDKIGREVLVLIDEVDEEGAIGRSMADAPEIDGAVYLNGEANVKVGDIVKVKIENADEYDLWGSKV
- a CDS encoding glucose/quinate/shikimate family membrane-bound PQQ-dependent dehydrogenase encodes the protein MAKTGNKRSIGNYLMWLLGGLMGVIGLALAIGGVYLASLGGSLYFGLMGVVMLIAAVLVIKLKPAGIWVYALAFVFTLIWALWDVGLDFWPLFSRLFMFGVLAFLAALAYPWLKKRAGHPVRGFVSYSLAGLLAVALVAGFGYTFVPTPLVAAKEDIPVKPVAAGSEQKNWEHWGNTTHGDRFAALDQINKSNVSKLKVAWIAHTGDIPQSNGSGAEDQNTPLQVGNTLYVCTAYGKVLSLEADTGKQQWSFDPKASAPNWQRCRGLGYYDNAAQPASSPVVAASATAPAMCERRLFLPTIDARLIAIDADTGKPCADFGDNGTVDLKAGMGEVKPGYYQQTSTPLVAGNLVVVGGRVADNFSTGEPPGVVRAYDVHTGELAWAWDPGNPAITKLPPAGETYTRGTPNVWSAMSYDAKLNLIYLPTGNATPDFFGGERTALDDKYSSSIVAVDATSGKVRWHFQTTHHDLWDFDLPSQPLLYDLPDGKGGTTPVLVQTSKQGMIFMLNRENGQPVAKVEEREVPQGNVPGERYSKTQPFSVGMPNIGNQTLTESDMWGATPLDQLLCRIEFKGMRHQGVYTPPGIDRALQYPGSLGGMNWGSVSVDPNNAIMFVNDMRLGLANSMVPRSKVPTGASGIEMGLVPMDGTPFGAIRERFLSPLGIPCQKPPFGTMSAVDLKSGKLVWQVPVGTVQDTGPLGIKMRMPMEVGMPTLGASLSTQSGLLFFAGTQDFYLRAFDTATGKEIWKERLPVGSQSGPMTFVSPKNGKQYIIISAGGARQAVERGDYVIAYALPDEK
- the pqqU gene encoding TonB-dependent receptor PqqU; the protein is MNFLNKKNTAISPIAISALLPCALCVAVNVQASDRAVDQSSMVVTAKRSGLSELSTPAAVSVLNGDELRQARPQINLSEGLGSVPGLQIQNRQNYAQDLQLSIRGFGSRSMYGVRGVRIYVDGIPATMPDGQGQTSNIDLNSVDKIEVLRGPFSALYGNASGGVINVETETGQQPDKIEAGMYSGSDGTWRYGMKASGATGDGTHAGDVNYAVSATRFTTEGFRDHSGARKNLGNARLGVRIDDVSTLTLLFNSVDINADDPGGLTEAEWHDNPRQAPRAGQYNTRKTISQTQAGLRYERQMSANDDLSIMTYAGERETTQYQSIPVAVQQRSEQHPGGVISLARHYQGIDTRWTHRGEIATLPFSVTGGLDYETMTEQRKGYENFTVVNGVSELGTKGNLRRDERNLMWNVDPYLQTSWNLTQRLTLDAGVRFSTVNFDSNDHYITGSNGDDSGDARYHQWLPVGSLNYALTKGWNVYASAGRGFETPTINELSYRPGGVAGLNLGLKPATSDTVELGSKTRIGNGLFSAALFQTDTKNEIVVDESSNGRTSYKNAGQTRRRGVELALDQQFSYDWRLQMAWTLLDATYRDDVCGDSTCSAAKQVPKGNRLPGIARNMGYASLAWSPPQGWFAGAEVRYMSDIQTNDQNSQQAPSYTVAALNTGYRYPVGNWQFTVFGRVDNLFDRQYVGSVIVNEGNGRYFEPAPGRNWGGGMSVAYSFE
- a CDS encoding HNH endonuclease, with amino-acid sequence MKFRIGISVCGIGWKSDFSKRVSLIPNNAAGGRKNKAKGYFMSLSKTGYPDGERVRAVWDCCHDLYVQLGRAPTSQEFKAEINRREPDRVGISTHSRQWGDWMRYHGFSSNTLLDDHEIPDEYLEPNRLRVVYAVRKLGEASAIDVINWIMNSNAPLKANEIRIQLDALTVNSNHRYRYLQGRTDTRSDKGHPCDTFYRSGELRATRYVEYIPELHGVWDIADDGKTPIKIVDPWHTDAIMHQLRIETCDNDTETTDDDFNDARVRAMREAVIREGQPIFRRRLMAAYQGKCPVTGSTITALLEAAHIRPYAGAWHCEAKHGILLKTDIHTLFDKGLLWLDDDFQVCLAPMLLDSEYAELLGRRIDLPNSKGDWPLREHLARHREFCTGILQ